The following are encoded in a window of Castanea sativa cultivar Marrone di Chiusa Pesio chromosome 5, ASM4071231v1 genomic DNA:
- the LOC142635758 gene encoding F-box protein CPR1-like, whose translation MSNLPLDVIAEILSRLPVKFLSRYLCVSKQWYALIHSHAFINLHLRRSIESNTDRTLILHQQHATVPFDYFSVHFPNDDQFGKPMKIHHPPLLRCVNMSTQQIHGLVFMHSNTGELAIWNPLIRRYRKLPTLAKTFPNTMIALGFGYDTRNDDYKVLRVVQFLNREFDVKMYSLKSKSWKNIKEQWPKKEWTISSKSVSVNGALHWLVAENKQGPVMILAFDLANEKFRDFATPRQPPTYGVEGFLEAYLEGFLEACLEVLNGKLCFMVNLDKKENDVWLMEEYGEGSSWTRVYKIEYDGVFKNVKCFNPLMFSKNGKKILLEKCYWGRTFLIWFDTEIKKHRKVKIRKLPYVFQTAICTGSLLLLDGDKVISRY comes from the coding sequence ATGTCTAATCTTCCGCTTGATGTGATCGCTGAGATACTCTCTCGATTACCAGTGAAATTTCTCTCACGCTATCTCTGCGTTTCCAAGCAATGGTACGCTCTAATCCACAGTCATGCTTTCATCAACCTCCACCTCCGTCGCTCCATTGAGTCCAACACAGATCGCACCCTCATCCTTCACCAACAACACGCCACCGTTCCCTTTGATTACTTCTCCGTCCACTTCCCAAACGACGATCAGTTCGGCAAGCCCATGAAAATTCACCACCCACCACTCCTACGCTGTGTAAACATGTCCACCCAACAAATCCACGGTTTGGTTTTCATGCATAGTAATACGGGCGAACTCGCTATCTGGAATCCACTGATACGTAGGTACAGGAAGTTGCCCACGTTAGCAAAAACTTTTCCTAATACTATGATCGCTTTAGGATTCGGCTACGATACTCGTAACGACGATTATAAGGTGTTGAGGGTCGTACAATTTTTAAATAGAGAGTTTGATGTTAAGATGTATAGTCTTAAATCAAAGTCgtggaaaaatattaaagaGCAATGGCCCAAAAAGGAGTGGACAATATCTTCCAAGTCAGTGTCGGTGAATGGAGCTTTGCATTGGTTAGTAGCTGAGAATAAGCAGGGTCCGGTGATGATTCTTGCTTTCGATCTTGCCAATGAGAAATTCCGGGACTTTGCAACGCCACGCCAACCACCCACCTATGGGGTGGAGGGGTTTTTGGAAGCGTATTTGGAAGGGTTTTTGGAAGCGTGTTTGGAAGTATTGAATGGAAAACTATGTTTTATGGTGAATCTTGATAAGAAGGAGAATGATGTTTGGTTGATGGAAGAATATGGGGAAGGGAGTTCTTGGACTCGGGTTTATAAAATTGAGTATGACGGAGTGTTTAAGAATGTCAAGTGTTTCAATCCTCTGATGTTTTCCAAGAATGGCAAGAAGATTCTTTTGGAGAAGTGCTATTGGGGTCGTACTTTTCTTATTTGGTTTGACacagaaattaaaaaacacagGAAGGTTAAGATTCGGAAGCTTCCCTATGTGTTTCAGACGGCAATTTGTACCGGGAGTCTTCTTCTGCTTGATGGTGATAAAGTGATTAGTCGATATTGA